One segment of Panicum virgatum strain AP13 chromosome 1K, P.virgatum_v5, whole genome shotgun sequence DNA contains the following:
- the LOC120653588 gene encoding uncharacterized protein LOC120653588 has product METVDKRQRALLAQPPAPPPAEDAADPVAAVFGNVDLLREILLLLDAPSRLIRAALVSTRWHDAARDPAFLRRFRARCPPALLGFFAAFGQGTLWPLAAPQPKVDVVRFVPLPHPPELDGAARLVGATFNGGAPTDLVVGCRNGRVLVKHGGRHGKKYSVRTPLRSVALGSVIRRPASFPSRDLITQGVPFAQVELIPFPGAGGDPRDADASTLSAFGETIMMPSRFDSTMGKFIQQVVYVRRQTRGWATHVSPPLELPVPVVFHREPCSLLVGGRWLCMTTVLGCIVVFDLATETFSVVSFPDGVTVSCVELDILDHTLARAGDTGIYLVHAKGVELHVWFRRMDGGAAGIWERVETVYLPMLFGDLVAMKIWDYLVSRNAKLVDVDHFYVWDLEYGVEVHDVVGDDAEFVFLTVAKHGPVFLLDVKKRKVEKVLQTCGDGRQLCGISAFMMPWPPVFPALSQRG; this is encoded by the coding sequence ATGGAAACTGTAGACAAGCGGCAGCGGGCACTCCTGGCgcagccgccagcgccgccgccggcggaggacGCCGCGGATCCGGTCGCCGCTGTTTTCGGCAACGTGGACCTCCTCCGCGAgattctcctcctcctcgacgccCCGTCGCGCCTCATCCGCGCCGCGCTCGTCTCCACGCGCTGGCACGACGCCGCCAGGGACCCGGCGTTCCTCCGCCGGTTCCGTGCGCGCTGCCCGCCCGCCCTCCTGGGTTTCTTCGCCGCGTTCGGCCAAGGCACCCTTTGGCCGCTGGCGGCGCCCCAACCCAAGGTAGACGTCGTGCGCTTCGTGCCCCTACCTCACCCACCGGAGCTCGACGGCGCCGCGCGCCTCGTTGGCGCCACCTTCAACGGCGGCGCACCCACGGATCTCGTCGTGGGCTGCCGCAACGGCCGCGTCCTCGTCAAGCACGGGGGCCGCCACGGCAAGAAGTACTCTGTGCGCACCCCACTGCGGTCGGTGGCCCTCGGTAGTGTTATTCGGCGGCCGGCGTCGTTCCCTTCCCGCGATCTCATCACACAAGGCGTCCCCTTCGCGCAGGTTGAGCTCATCCCAtttcccggcgccggcggcgatcccCGCGACGCCGACGCCAGCACCCTGTCCGCATTTGGCGAGACGATCATGATGCCCTCCAGGTTCGATTCTACCATGGGGAAATTTATCCAGCAGGTAGTGTATGTCCGGCGGCAAACTAGAGGATGGGCGACCCACGTCTCGCCCCCATTGGAGCTCCCTGTTCCGGTGGTGTTCCACAGAGAACCCTGCAGCCTGCTGGTGGGGGGCAGGTGGCTCTGCATGACCACCGTGCTCGGTTGCATCGTCGTCTTCGATCTGGCCACAGAGACCTTCTCCGTGGTGAGCTTCCCCGATGGCGTGACGGTGTCCTGTGTGGAGCTAGACATCCTGGACCACACCCTGGCAAGGGCTGGGGATACCGGGATCTACCTCGTCCATGCCAAGGGCGTGGAGCTTCATGTTTGGTTCCGGAGGATGGACGGAGGCGCAGCAGGCATCTGGGAAAGGGTGGAAACTGTTTATCTCCCTATGTTGTTTGGTGACCTTGTTGCCATGAAAATCTGGGATTATCTTGTTTCCCGGAATGCTAAATTGGTGGACGTCGATCACTTCTATGTTTGGGATTTGGAATACGGTGTAGAGGTTCATGACGTTGTTGGGGATGACGCAGAGTTTGTGTTCCTGACAGTGGCAAAACATGGGCCCGTGTTCTTATTGGATgtcaagaagaggaaggtcgAGAAGGTGCTGCAGACGTGTGGCGATGGTCGTCAGCTGTGTGGGATCTCTGCCTTCATGATGCCATGGCCTCCAGTCTTCCCAGCATTGAGCCAAAGGGGGTGA